From the Rhodoferax mekongensis genome, one window contains:
- the rpsG gene encoding 30S ribosomal protein S7 has protein sequence MPRRREVPKREILPDPKFGNVELSKFMNVIMEGGKKAVAERIIYGALELIGKKHPDKDPLEAFTVAINNVKPMVEVKSRRVGGANYQVPVEVRPVRRLALSMRWIKEAARKRGEKSMAQRLANEMLEATEGRGGAMKKRDEVHRMAEANKAFSHFRF, from the coding sequence ATGCCACGTCGTCGCGAAGTCCCTAAACGTGAAATCCTGCCGGATCCCAAGTTCGGCAACGTCGAGCTGTCCAAATTCATGAACGTGATCATGGAAGGCGGCAAAAAAGCGGTTGCAGAGCGCATCATTTACGGCGCGCTGGAGCTGATCGGCAAGAAGCACCCTGACAAGGATCCTCTGGAAGCCTTTACGGTTGCTATCAACAACGTCAAGCCCATGGTGGAAGTGAAGTCCCGCCGCGTGGGTGGTGCCAACTACCAGGTGCCCGTTGAAGTGCGTCCTGTCCGTCGCTTGGCTTTGTCCATGCGCTGGATCAAGGAAGCTGCCCGCAAGCGTGGTGAAAAGTCCATGGCGCAGCGTCTGGCCAACGAAATGTTGGAAGCTACTGAAGGCCGCGGTGGCGCCATGAAGAAGCGTGACGAAGTGCACCGTATGGCTGAAGCCAACAAGGCCTTCTCTCACTTCCGTTTCTAA
- a CDS encoding magnesium transporter CorA family protein, producing the protein MRIFHIEPGNIRESVDLEALSAQGLEQQGYVWIACGRPEFEAEQMRVQAALQALCGVQLVDLHISDLINKQLPSHYDYTSQYDVLVFRRLAASSTAKPGAAPVSGAPAGRLSGPPILRRIDTSPVGFAVFDRVLLTVHPDDCTVRDTYADKLLQTASAESRAAGARLPTSPADLMLRIVNSMVDGYLALRRELTQQLDHWQSELLSPRARFANWSALLEARMALHQLDDVCEEQRSSIQDWIEAIKTWPEPESPLEARERELLQVRSRDVLEHIERVVHHVRRLEQSVETAVQMHFSVQGSRTNDIMRTLTVLTAIFLPLNLMAGIFGMNFDFIPLLHQQSGFWWTLGAMGLTAAGLALVFWRKRYLARTTR; encoded by the coding sequence ATGCGCATCTTTCACATCGAGCCGGGGAACATCCGCGAAAGCGTCGACCTGGAAGCTCTGTCCGCACAAGGACTGGAACAGCAGGGCTATGTGTGGATCGCCTGTGGACGCCCGGAGTTTGAGGCCGAGCAGATGCGCGTGCAGGCCGCGTTGCAAGCCCTGTGCGGCGTGCAGTTGGTGGATCTGCACATCTCCGACCTGATCAACAAGCAGCTGCCCTCGCATTACGACTACACCTCGCAGTACGACGTGCTGGTGTTCCGCCGCCTGGCGGCGAGTTCCACGGCAAAACCGGGGGCGGCGCCAGTGAGCGGTGCACCGGCCGGTCGCCTGAGCGGGCCGCCGATTCTGCGGCGCATAGATACCAGCCCCGTGGGTTTTGCCGTGTTTGACCGCGTGTTGCTCACGGTGCACCCCGACGACTGCACGGTGCGCGACACCTACGCCGACAAGCTGCTGCAAACCGCCAGCGCTGAATCCCGTGCCGCGGGTGCACGCTTGCCCACCAGCCCTGCAGACCTGATGCTGCGCATCGTGAACTCCATGGTGGACGGTTACCTCGCCCTGCGGCGCGAACTGACCCAGCAGCTGGACCATTGGCAGAGTGAGTTGCTGAGCCCGCGTGCACGCTTTGCCAACTGGAGCGCCTTGCTGGAAGCGCGCATGGCACTGCATCAACTGGACGACGTGTGCGAGGAGCAGCGCTCCAGCATTCAGGACTGGATTGAGGCCATCAAAACCTGGCCGGAACCGGAAAGCCCCCTGGAAGCCCGAGAGCGCGAACTGCTGCAAGTGCGCAGCCGGGATGTGCTGGAACACATAGAGCGTGTGGTGCACCACGTGCGCCGGCTGGAGCAGAGCGTGGAAACCGCGGTGCAAATGCACTTCAGCGTGCAAGGCAGCCGCACCAACGACATCATGCGCACCTTGACGGTGCTCACCGCCATCTTTTTGCCGCTGAACCTGATGGCCGGCATTTTCGGGATGAACTTCGACTTCATCCCGTTGCTGCACCAGCAAAGCGGCTTCTGGTGGACCTTGGGCGCCATGGGCCTGACAGCGGCCGGGCTGGCGCTCGTCTTCTGGCGTAAGCGCTACCTCGCCCGCACCACCCGTTGA
- a CDS encoding (2Fe-2S) ferredoxin domain-containing protein, producing the protein MTDTTQTTTSYYERHIFFCLNERKNGEDCCAHHNAQEGFDLCKQLVKEAGLSGPGQVRVNKAGCLDRCAAGPVAVVYPEAVWYTFVDAQDIEEIVESHLKNGKVVERLLTPAHLGR; encoded by the coding sequence ATGACCGACACCACACAAACCACCACCTCTTACTACGAGCGCCACATCTTCTTCTGCCTCAATGAGCGCAAAAACGGGGAAGACTGCTGTGCACACCACAATGCCCAAGAGGGTTTTGACCTTTGCAAGCAGCTCGTCAAAGAAGCCGGTTTGTCCGGCCCTGGCCAAGTGCGGGTCAACAAGGCGGGTTGTCTGGACCGCTGTGCAGCCGGCCCGGTGGCGGTGGTGTATCCGGAGGCCGTTTGGTATACCTTTGTGGATGCCCAAGACATTGAAGAAATTGTCGAGTCGCATCTGAAGAACGGCAAAGTGGTGGAGCGCTTGTTGACGCCCGCCCACCTCGGCCGCTGA
- the fusA gene encoding elongation factor G, producing the protein MARTTPIERYRNIGISAHIDAGKTTTTERILYYTGVNHKIGEVHDGAATMDWMEQEQERGITITSAATTCFWKGMDSSFPAHRINIIDTPGHVDFTIEVERSMRVLDGACMVYCAVGGVQPQSETVWRQANKYKVPRLAFVNKMDRTGANFFKVVDQMKLRLKANPVPIVIPIGAEENFTGVVDLRKMKAIIWDEASQGMKFTFEDIPADLVGAAKEWREKMVEAAAEASEDLMNKYLEEGDLTEEEITAGLRARTINGEIQPMLCGTAFKNKGVQRMLDAVIELMPSPLDVKAIKGYDEDEQETTRKADDDEKFAALAFKLMTDPFVGQLTFVRVYSGVLKKGDTVYNAVRGKKERIGRIVQMHANNREEVDEIRAGDIAACVGLKDVTTGETLCDPNSVITLERMVFPDSVIRQAVEPKSKADQEKMGIALSRLAAEDPSFRVQTDEESGQTIIGGQGELHLEIIVDRMKREFGVEANVGKPQVAYRETIRKGVADVEGKFVRQSGGKGQYGHVVFRVEPNEAGKGFEFLDEIKGGVVPREYIPAVEKGVIEALNQGVLAGYPVVDVKVALTFGSYHDVDSNENAFKMAAIFGFKEACRKANPVILEPMMAVEVETPEDYAGNVMGDLSSRRGMVQGMDDMVGGGKAIKAEVPLSEMFGYSTTLRSMSQGRATYTMEFKHYAEAPRNVSEAIMAARAK; encoded by the coding sequence ATGGCTCGCACTACCCCCATTGAGCGCTACCGCAATATCGGTATTTCTGCGCACATTGACGCCGGCAAAACAACCACGACCGAGCGTATTCTTTACTACACCGGCGTGAACCACAAAATCGGCGAAGTGCACGATGGCGCGGCCACGATGGACTGGATGGAGCAAGAGCAGGAGCGTGGCATCACGATTACTTCTGCTGCTACAACATGCTTCTGGAAAGGCATGGACTCCTCCTTCCCCGCTCACCGCATCAACATCATTGACACTCCAGGACACGTGGATTTCACGATTGAAGTGGAGCGTTCCATGCGCGTGCTGGACGGCGCTTGCATGGTGTATTGCGCAGTGGGTGGCGTGCAGCCACAGTCTGAAACCGTATGGCGTCAGGCTAACAAGTACAAAGTGCCACGTTTGGCATTCGTGAACAAGATGGACCGTACCGGTGCCAATTTCTTCAAAGTCGTAGACCAGATGAAGTTGCGCCTCAAGGCCAACCCTGTGCCCATCGTGATCCCGATTGGCGCTGAAGAAAACTTCACCGGTGTGGTGGACTTGCGCAAAATGAAGGCCATCATCTGGGATGAAGCCTCCCAGGGCATGAAGTTCACATTTGAGGACATCCCTGCTGATCTGGTTGGAGCTGCCAAAGAGTGGCGTGAAAAGATGGTGGAAGCTGCTGCCGAAGCTTCTGAAGACCTGATGAATAAGTACCTCGAAGAAGGTGACCTCACTGAAGAGGAAATCACCGCGGGTCTGCGCGCTCGCACCATCAATGGAGAAATCCAGCCGATGTTGTGCGGAACTGCTTTCAAAAACAAGGGTGTTCAGCGCATGTTGGACGCCGTGATTGAACTCATGCCCTCTCCTTTGGATGTGAAAGCGATCAAGGGATACGACGAAGACGAGCAGGAAACAACCCGCAAGGCTGATGACGATGAAAAGTTCGCAGCGCTGGCATTCAAATTGATGACCGACCCGTTCGTGGGTCAGTTGACTTTCGTTCGCGTTTACTCTGGCGTCTTGAAGAAGGGCGACACCGTGTACAACGCTGTGCGGGGCAAGAAGGAGCGTATCGGTCGTATCGTGCAGATGCACGCCAACAACCGCGAAGAAGTAGATGAAATCCGCGCGGGCGACATCGCTGCTTGCGTGGGCCTGAAGGATGTGACGACCGGAGAAACTCTGTGTGATCCGAATTCTGTGATCACGCTCGAGCGCATGGTGTTTCCTGACTCCGTGATTCGCCAGGCCGTCGAGCCCAAATCCAAGGCTGACCAAGAGAAGATGGGTATCGCGCTGAGCCGTTTGGCCGCAGAAGATCCTTCTTTCCGTGTGCAAACCGACGAAGAGTCTGGTCAGACCATCATCGGCGGTCAAGGTGAACTGCACCTTGAAATCATTGTGGATCGCATGAAGCGCGAATTCGGCGTGGAGGCGAATGTCGGCAAGCCCCAGGTGGCCTACCGCGAAACCATCCGCAAGGGCGTTGCCGATGTAGAAGGCAAGTTCGTGCGCCAGTCCGGCGGTAAGGGTCAATACGGCCACGTTGTGTTCCGCGTGGAGCCTAACGAAGCTGGTAAGGGTTTCGAGTTCCTGGACGAAATCAAGGGCGGTGTGGTTCCTCGTGAATACATCCCAGCTGTGGAAAAAGGTGTGATCGAAGCCTTGAACCAGGGCGTTCTGGCGGGCTACCCCGTGGTTGACGTGAAGGTCGCATTGACATTCGGTTCTTACCACGATGTGGACTCGAACGAAAATGCGTTCAAGATGGCTGCTATCTTCGGCTTCAAGGAAGCTTGCCGCAAGGCAAACCCCGTGATTCTGGAGCCCATGATGGCCGTGGAAGTCGAGACCCCTGAAGACTATGCCGGTAACGTGATGGGTGACTTGTCTTCCCGCCGCGGTATGGTCCAGGGTATGGACGACATGGTGGGTGGAGGCAAAGCCATCAAGGCGGAGGTTCCACTGTCCGAAATGTTTGGTTATTCGACCACGCTGCGTTCCATGTCCCAAGGCCGCGCCACCTACACGATGGAATTCAAGCACTACGCGGAAGCCCCACGTAACGTGTCTGAAGCCATCATGGCAGCTCGCGCCAAGTAA
- the rpsL gene encoding 30S ribosomal protein S12, with protein MPTINQLVRQGREVETIKSKSPAMQNSPQRRGVCTRVYTTTPKKPNSALRKVAKVRLTNGFEVISYIGGEGHNLQEHSVVLVRGGRVKDLPGVRYHIVRGSLDLQGVKDRKQARSKYGAKKPKAK; from the coding sequence ATGCCAACCATTAACCAACTCGTGCGTCAAGGCCGTGAGGTCGAGACCATCAAGTCGAAGAGCCCTGCTATGCAGAACTCTCCGCAGCGTCGCGGTGTGTGCACCCGTGTGTACACCACGACTCCTAAAAAGCCTAACTCCGCTCTGCGTAAAGTCGCCAAAGTGCGCTTGACCAACGGTTTTGAGGTGATCTCTTACATCGGCGGCGAAGGCCACAACCTGCAGGAACACAGCGTGGTGCTGGTTCGCGGCGGTCGTGTCAAGGACTTGCCCGGTGTGCGTTACCACATCGTCCGCGGTTCTTTGGACTTGCAAGGCGTGAAAGACCGCAAGCAAGCCCGTTCCAAGTACGGTGCCAAGAAGCCCAAGGCCAAGTAA
- the hemB gene encoding porphobilinogen synthase has protein sequence MTPYAPFPAGRPRRLRRDTFTRNLVRENALTAHDLIYPVFVVDGQAQRVPIASMPGVERLSLDLLLPVAEQCVKLEIPVMALFPVVDQSLKTYDGAEALNPDGLVPRVVRALKKEFPELGVMTDVALDPFTTHGQDGIPDTRPEENGYILNEETTAQLVQQALTQARAGVDIVAPSDMMDGRIGAIRNALEAEKLVHTRIMAYSAKYASAFYGPFRDAVGSAGNLGKGNKKVYQMDPANTDEALREVAMDIAEGADMVMVKPGMPYLDVVRRVKDEFKVPTFAYQVSGEYAMLKAAAQNGWLDHDAVMMESLLAFKRAGADGILTYFALDAARALKA, from the coding sequence ATGACCCCTTACGCACCTTTCCCCGCCGGACGCCCGCGCCGCCTGCGCCGCGACACCTTCACCCGCAACCTGGTGCGTGAAAACGCCCTGACCGCCCATGACCTGATCTATCCGGTCTTTGTGGTGGACGGACAAGCACAGCGCGTGCCAATTGCATCCATGCCCGGCGTGGAGCGGCTCAGCCTGGATTTGCTGCTGCCGGTGGCCGAGCAGTGCGTGAAGCTGGAAATCCCGGTCATGGCCTTGTTTCCGGTGGTCGATCAGTCCCTCAAAACCTATGACGGCGCCGAAGCCCTGAACCCTGACGGTCTGGTACCTCGTGTGGTGCGCGCCTTGAAAAAAGAATTCCCCGAGCTTGGGGTGATGACCGACGTGGCGCTGGACCCGTTTACCACCCACGGCCAGGACGGCATCCCCGACACCCGCCCCGAAGAAAACGGCTACATCCTGAACGAGGAAACCACCGCCCAGTTGGTGCAGCAGGCGCTGACCCAGGCCCGTGCCGGCGTGGACATCGTGGCGCCCAGCGACATGATGGACGGACGCATAGGCGCCATCCGCAACGCCCTGGAAGCCGAAAAGCTGGTGCACACCCGCATCATGGCCTACAGCGCCAAGTACGCATCGGCCTTCTACGGCCCCTTCCGTGACGCAGTCGGCTCTGCCGGCAACCTGGGCAAGGGCAACAAAAAGGTCTACCAGATGGACCCTGCCAATACCGACGAAGCGCTGCGCGAAGTGGCGATGGACATTGCAGAAGGCGCTGACATGGTGATGGTCAAACCCGGCATGCCCTACCTGGACGTGGTGCGCCGCGTGAAAGACGAGTTCAAGGTGCCTACCTTTGCCTACCAGGTGAGCGGCGAATACGCCATGCTCAAAGCCGCCGCCCAGAACGGCTGGCTGGACCATGACGCGGTGATGATGGAGAGCTTGCTGGCCTTCAAACGCGCTGGGGCAGACGGCATCCTGACCTACTTCGCCCTCGACGCAGCTCGCGCCCTGAAGGCCTGA
- a CDS encoding dienelactone hydrolase family protein, whose protein sequence is MGSTITLTAADGTSIPAYLATPVGAPKGGLVVLQEIFGVNAHIRAVADGYAADGYLVVAPATFQRVQAGVELGYTKDDIAAGAALKAQVEALPAPGVMQDVQAAVDYAARAGKVAVMGYCWGGWLSWRAAEQVRGLAAAVPYYGGGMTTPVEAARVPACPVLAHFGEQDHAIPIDTVHAFAKAQPGVGVQIYPALHGFNCDHRAAYNAEAAALARQWTLAFLKQHVG, encoded by the coding sequence ATGGGCAGCACCATCACTCTCACCGCCGCCGACGGCACTTCCATTCCCGCTTACCTTGCCACTCCGGTGGGGGCGCCCAAGGGCGGGCTCGTGGTGTTGCAGGAAATCTTCGGGGTGAATGCCCATATCCGCGCGGTGGCGGATGGCTATGCGGCGGACGGATATCTGGTGGTGGCGCCCGCCACTTTTCAGCGCGTGCAGGCAGGTGTGGAGCTGGGCTACACCAAAGACGACATTGCCGCCGGCGCCGCCTTGAAAGCGCAGGTGGAGGCTTTGCCGGCACCCGGCGTGATGCAGGACGTGCAGGCCGCGGTGGACTACGCAGCCCGTGCCGGCAAAGTGGCGGTGATGGGTTACTGCTGGGGCGGTTGGCTCAGCTGGCGGGCTGCTGAGCAGGTACGGGGCTTGGCCGCTGCGGTGCCTTACTACGGTGGCGGCATGACCACGCCGGTCGAAGCCGCACGGGTGCCGGCCTGCCCCGTGTTGGCGCATTTTGGCGAGCAGGACCACGCCATTCCGATTGACACGGTGCATGCGTTTGCCAAGGCCCAGCCCGGCGTGGGGGTGCAGATTTATCCGGCCCTGCACGGTTTCAACTGCGATCACCGAGCCGCCTACAACGCAGAGGCTGCGGCCTTGGCCCGCCAGTGGACGCTGGCATTTTTGAAACAGCACGTAGGCTGA
- a CDS encoding CopD family protein: MLWIKALHIVFVASWFAGLFYLPRIFVNLAMVPAGSDAERARLLLMARKLLRFTTLLAVPALGLGLYLWVGYGIGMGPGSGWMHAKLMLVLLVIGYHQGCSVMLRKLEAGISQRSHVFYRWFNEIPVLLLTAIVILVVVKPF, encoded by the coding sequence ATGCTCTGGATCAAAGCCCTCCACATCGTATTTGTTGCCAGCTGGTTCGCCGGCCTGTTCTATCTCCCTCGCATTTTTGTGAATCTGGCCATGGTGCCCGCAGGCTCTGATGCCGAGCGGGCGCGATTGCTGTTGATGGCGCGCAAGCTGCTGCGCTTCACCACCTTGCTGGCCGTGCCAGCCTTGGGTTTGGGTCTGTACCTCTGGGTGGGCTACGGCATTGGTATGGGACCCGGCAGCGGGTGGATGCACGCCAAGCTCATGCTGGTCTTGCTGGTGATCGGTTATCACCAAGGGTGCTCCGTGATGCTGCGCAAGTTGGAAGCCGGTATCAGCCAGCGCAGCCATGTGTTTTATCGCTGGTTCAATGAGATTCCGGTGCTCTTGCTCACGGCCATCGTCATCCTTGTGGTGGTGAAGCCTTTCTGA
- a CDS encoding D-alanyl-D-alanine carboxypeptidase family protein produces MKFLIASVLAALSFAVAAQAPRPPEVAARAYLLLDVTSNQILASKDMDMPVEPASLTKLMTAYLVFDALRSKKIDLKQTFPVSERAWKMPGSRMFIDPKMQVPVEDLIKGMIVQSGNDATMALAEGVGGSLERFVQMMNDQAKVLGMKNTGYKNPEGLTEAGHITTARDLSILATRLMSDFPDYVGYYAIKKYRYPGTPAANDSNRNLLLFRDPTVDGLKTGHTDAAGYCLVATAKRDFPALAMAGAPAGTPAATGSRRLLSIVLGTESENARANESQKLLNWGYTAFEAVKLYDAGAAVVTPKVWKGTHSEVKAGRAQGVIVAVPAGTAAQLKTEVVRNEPIVAPVAKGQVLGTLKVRAGDQVVAEVPLLALDGVEQAGVIGRAWDALRLWIR; encoded by the coding sequence ATGAAATTCTTGATTGCCTCCGTTTTGGCGGCCCTGAGCTTTGCCGTTGCCGCACAGGCTCCGCGTCCTCCTGAAGTGGCTGCCCGTGCTTATTTGCTGCTGGACGTGACTTCCAACCAAATCCTGGCATCCAAGGACATGGATATGCCGGTGGAGCCCGCCTCGCTCACCAAGTTGATGACGGCTTACCTCGTGTTCGACGCGTTGCGATCCAAAAAAATCGACTTGAAGCAGACATTCCCCGTCAGTGAGCGTGCCTGGAAGATGCCAGGCTCGCGCATGTTCATCGACCCCAAGATGCAGGTGCCCGTCGAAGATCTGATCAAAGGCATGATCGTGCAAAGCGGCAATGACGCCACGATGGCGCTTGCCGAAGGCGTGGGTGGATCGTTGGAGCGCTTCGTCCAGATGATGAACGACCAAGCCAAGGTGTTGGGCATGAAAAACACCGGTTACAAAAACCCGGAGGGTTTGACAGAGGCCGGCCACATCACGACTGCCCGTGACCTCAGCATCCTCGCCACGCGGCTCATGAGCGATTTCCCGGACTACGTGGGTTATTACGCGATCAAGAAATACCGCTATCCCGGTACACCCGCTGCCAATGACAGCAACCGCAACCTTTTGTTGTTTCGCGATCCCACGGTCGACGGTCTGAAGACGGGCCACACGGATGCCGCCGGCTATTGCCTGGTGGCCACCGCCAAACGTGATTTCCCTGCGCTGGCAATGGCGGGCGCACCTGCAGGTACTCCGGCCGCCACGGGAAGCCGCCGACTCCTGTCCATCGTGCTGGGAACCGAGAGTGAAAATGCCCGTGCCAACGAATCCCAGAAGCTCTTAAACTGGGGTTACACCGCTTTTGAAGCGGTAAAGCTGTATGACGCCGGCGCCGCCGTTGTTACCCCCAAGGTCTGGAAAGGGACCCACTCCGAAGTCAAGGCCGGCCGTGCGCAGGGTGTGATCGTGGCAGTGCCTGCGGGTACCGCCGCTCAACTCAAGACTGAAGTCGTCCGCAATGAGCCTATCGTGGCGCCTGTGGCCAAGGGTCAGGTGCTCGGTACCTTGAAGGTGCGTGCTGGCGACCAGGTGGTGGCTGAAGTGCCGCTATTGGCGCTCGATGGCGTGGAGCAGGCGGGGGTCATCGGCCGTGCTTGGGACGCTTTACGCCTCTGGATCCGCTGA
- a CDS encoding VanZ family protein: MHKSTAWPLAALYAALVVYASLFPFVEWRDQGIASWEFLLAPTPRYWTGFDVAVNVAGYVPLGGLVALSALRSGWRRSSVWWAPVGVMLLSLCMEGLQSYLPSRVPSREDFLLNAAGAWVGALAAFVLQKAGAIDRWNQLRSRWFVPHSRGGIVLLSTWPVGLLFPASVPLGLGQVVTRLEALLQSYVEDSSFEAWLPVRDTELLPLAPGTELLCVALGLLIPCLLGFCVVRPVWRRMVVVGVTTGSAILVSALSAALSWGPLHAWAWLDVPAQIGLFTGASLALLFVFASWRASAALALLSLGVYLSLLNQAPESPYFAQTLLLWEQGRFIRFNGLAQWVGWLWPYVASVYLLGQIGRRDAKN; the protein is encoded by the coding sequence ATGCACAAGTCCACCGCATGGCCCTTGGCTGCGCTGTACGCGGCGCTGGTGGTTTACGCGAGCCTGTTTCCATTTGTGGAATGGCGAGATCAGGGAATCGCCAGTTGGGAGTTTTTGCTCGCTCCAACACCCCGCTACTGGACCGGGTTTGACGTCGCAGTTAACGTTGCCGGATACGTGCCATTGGGCGGCCTGGTCGCGCTCAGTGCCTTGCGTTCGGGGTGGCGGCGCTCTTCCGTTTGGTGGGCGCCCGTAGGCGTGATGCTGCTCTCCCTGTGCATGGAAGGGCTCCAGAGTTACTTGCCGTCGCGGGTGCCCTCCCGGGAGGACTTTTTGTTGAATGCTGCGGGGGCTTGGGTGGGTGCGTTAGCGGCCTTTGTGCTGCAAAAGGCGGGTGCGATTGATCGCTGGAACCAGTTGCGCAGCCGGTGGTTTGTGCCGCATTCCCGTGGTGGCATCGTGCTTTTGTCGACCTGGCCGGTGGGCTTGCTCTTTCCCGCATCGGTGCCCTTGGGGCTGGGTCAAGTGGTGACCCGGCTGGAGGCGCTGCTGCAGTCCTATGTGGAGGATTCGAGTTTCGAGGCGTGGTTGCCGGTGCGTGATACCGAGTTGTTGCCGCTTGCGCCCGGCACAGAGCTGTTGTGCGTGGCCTTGGGTTTGTTGATTCCCTGCCTCTTGGGCTTTTGTGTGGTGCGTCCGGTGTGGCGGCGCATGGTGGTGGTGGGGGTGACCACCGGGTCTGCCATTCTGGTTTCAGCCTTGTCCGCCGCGCTCAGCTGGGGGCCGCTACATGCCTGGGCGTGGTTGGATGTGCCGGCCCAAATCGGCTTGTTCACCGGGGCTTCGCTGGCGCTGCTGTTTGTCTTCGCCTCCTGGCGGGCCAGTGCCGCATTGGCTTTGCTCTCTCTCGGGGTGTATTTGAGTTTGTTGAACCAGGCGCCGGAGAGTCCGTACTTTGCGCAGACCTTGCTGCTGTGGGAGCAGGGGCGCTTCATCCGCTTCAATGGTTTGGCGCAGTGGGTCGGCTGGTTGTGGCCCTATGTGGCATCGGTTTATCTGCTCGGACAAATTGGCCGCCGGGATGCTAAAAACTAG
- a CDS encoding alpha/beta hydrolase, whose protein sequence is MNSSTQKFQIAGPSGVLEGLIDEPVDIPAQAWCGTAVIAHPHPLFGGTMDNKVVQTVARAFVQTGWRAVRFNFRGVGGSEGTYDNGTGELQDMLAVVAHAAPDGTLALAGFSFGAFVTSHAVAAMAERDLAKLVLVGTAASRFEVAPVAPDLHDRTLVLHGEQDDTVPLADVMHWARPQSLPVMVVPGGGHFFHGQLPLLRSLVARHLRA, encoded by the coding sequence ATGAATTCTTCTACCCAAAAGTTCCAGATCGCGGGTCCATCCGGCGTGCTGGAAGGGCTCATCGATGAGCCTGTTGATATCCCTGCGCAGGCCTGGTGCGGTACCGCGGTGATTGCCCACCCTCATCCGCTGTTTGGCGGAACCATGGACAACAAAGTGGTGCAGACGGTAGCGCGCGCCTTCGTGCAGACGGGGTGGCGTGCCGTGCGCTTTAATTTTCGAGGCGTGGGTGGCAGTGAGGGCACTTACGACAACGGCACTGGCGAACTGCAAGACATGCTGGCTGTGGTGGCGCACGCCGCCCCAGACGGGACGCTCGCGCTGGCCGGATTTTCCTTCGGGGCGTTTGTAACGAGCCACGCGGTGGCCGCCATGGCGGAGCGCGACCTTGCCAAGCTTGTGCTGGTGGGCACTGCGGCGAGCCGCTTCGAGGTAGCGCCCGTGGCGCCTGACTTGCACGACCGCACCCTGGTGCTGCACGGCGAGCAGGATGACACCGTGCCCTTGGCTGATGTGATGCACTGGGCCCGTCCCCAAAGCCTGCCGGTGATGGTGGTGCCTGGGGGCGGCCACTTCTTTCATGGACAATTGCCCTTGTTGCGCAGCCTGGTGGCGCGTCATCTCCGGGCCTGA
- a CDS encoding Bug family tripartite tricarboxylate transporter substrate binding protein, producing the protein MTTWLTQAVAGARSAFSHSVRTASVATAAAWMALACAGAAHAQTGPVRILVGFPAGGGTDAIARTLADKLKDQLGVAVVVENKAGAGGQIAAQALKAAAPDGNTLFLSHDHTISILPQVVKNPGFEPAKDFVPVAGFATFVNALAVSGGTPAKTTAEYLAWVRTQGGKGTLGVPAPASTPEFLVKVLGEKYKLDLVAAPYRGSAPMMADMLGNQIAAGVGSVPDFIENHKAGKIRIVAVLGGSRQAILPDVPTFSELGLAGLEDMPYYGLFAPAGTPKATLDKLSDALAKVIAQPDVKQHLTSMGLTVGFMNQQQLAKREQAYTDVWAKMIKASGFQAQ; encoded by the coding sequence ATGACAACTTGGTTGACTCAGGCAGTGGCAGGCGCGCGCAGCGCCTTTTCCCACAGCGTTCGCACTGCTTCAGTCGCAACAGCGGCTGCATGGATGGCGCTTGCGTGTGCCGGCGCGGCCCATGCCCAAACCGGGCCGGTGCGTATCCTGGTGGGTTTTCCGGCAGGCGGCGGTACTGACGCGATTGCCCGCACCCTGGCCGACAAACTCAAAGACCAGCTGGGCGTGGCCGTGGTGGTGGAGAACAAAGCCGGAGCCGGCGGTCAGATTGCAGCCCAAGCCCTCAAGGCCGCAGCACCGGACGGCAACACCCTTTTTCTGAGCCACGACCACACCATCTCCATCCTGCCGCAGGTCGTCAAAAATCCCGGATTCGAGCCTGCCAAGGACTTTGTGCCTGTGGCTGGTTTCGCCACTTTTGTGAATGCGCTCGCTGTCTCCGGGGGTACGCCTGCCAAGACCACCGCCGAGTACTTGGCCTGGGTGCGCACCCAAGGCGGCAAAGGCACGCTGGGCGTGCCGGCACCGGCCTCGACACCGGAATTCCTGGTGAAGGTACTGGGCGAGAAATACAAGCTGGATCTGGTGGCCGCCCCTTACCGTGGCAGCGCCCCCATGATGGCCGACATGCTGGGCAACCAGATTGCAGCGGGTGTGGGCTCGGTGCCGGACTTCATCGAGAACCACAAGGCCGGCAAGATCCGCATCGTGGCCGTGCTGGGCGGTAGCCGCCAAGCCATCCTGCCAGATGTACCGACCTTCAGTGAGCTGGGCCTGGCCGGTCTGGAAGACATGCCGTACTACGGCCTGTTTGCGCCGGCCGGCACGCCAAAGGCCACGCTGGACAAGTTGTCGGATGCCTTGGCCAAAGTCATTGCACAGCCGGATGTCAAACAGCACCTCACCTCCATGGGCCTGACCGTGGGCTTTATGAATCAGCAGCAGCTCGCCAAGCGCGAGCAGGCGTATACCGACGTTTGGGCCAAGATGATCAAGGCCAGCGGTTTTCAGGCCCAGTAA